The following proteins come from a genomic window of Lachnoclostridium phytofermentans ISDg:
- a CDS encoding ABC transporter substrate-binding protein has translation MKKMKKALAMLMVLTMVCAMFAACGKNDQKANKDQTNKENTKDNSTDGKSGDNKEKTTAGSTGGKTLRIYCWNTEFQDRFNEYYASKIPSGVTVDWVINPNEDNVYQTKLDEALQKQASASPEDRIDLFLIEADYALKYVGTDYTLDVVKDIGLTEDDLSQQYQYTKDVVTVDGSLKGVSWQSCPMGFLYRRSMAKAVLGTDDPDQVQEMISDWTKFDAVAAKMKDAGNFMLSGYDDDYRVFANNKKLPWIDDNNKIVVDDEIKQWVSQTKTYTDKGYNNKASLWSAESTAQMAKDGKVFGYFGPAWFMDFCFMDYTLDDPNQPKEIGNGGYGDWAMCKGPQGSYWGGTWICGAAGTDNIDIVKDIMLTMTCNKDTLVKITNKFGDFTNNVAAMTELANSDFGYPFLGGQNHIKVLLESAQDIHISAASPFDQTMTEKLQLAMKDYFEGVVTEQQAWDNFYTEVLGKHPELSK, from the coding sequence ATGAAAAAGATGAAAAAAGCATTAGCTATGCTCATGGTTTTGACCATGGTTTGTGCTATGTTTGCAGCATGCGGTAAGAACGACCAAAAAGCAAACAAGGACCAAACAAACAAAGAGAATACAAAAGATAATTCAACTGATGGTAAGAGTGGTGACAACAAAGAGAAGACAACAGCTGGGTCTACTGGCGGTAAGACATTAAGAATATATTGTTGGAATACTGAGTTCCAGGATAGATTCAACGAGTATTATGCTAGTAAAATTCCATCTGGCGTAACGGTCGATTGGGTTATCAATCCTAATGAAGACAATGTATACCAGACAAAGCTCGATGAAGCATTACAAAAACAGGCCTCTGCTTCACCGGAAGATAGAATTGACTTATTCCTGATAGAAGCTGACTATGCATTAAAGTATGTTGGTACTGACTATACTTTGGATGTTGTGAAGGATATTGGCCTAACAGAAGACGATCTTTCTCAACAATATCAATACACAAAGGATGTTGTTACGGTTGATGGCTCTCTTAAAGGTGTTTCATGGCAGTCTTGTCCAATGGGCTTTCTTTATAGAAGATCCATGGCTAAAGCAGTGTTAGGAACAGACGATCCTGATCAGGTTCAAGAGATGATTTCAGACTGGACAAAATTTGATGCTGTAGCTGCGAAGATGAAAGATGCAGGTAACTTCATGCTATCTGGCTATGATGATGATTATCGTGTATTTGCTAACAACAAGAAATTGCCTTGGATTGATGATAACAATAAGATCGTAGTTGATGATGAGATCAAACAATGGGTATCGCAGACTAAGACATATACAGATAAAGGTTACAATAACAAAGCTAGCTTATGGTCAGCAGAGTCAACTGCTCAGATGGCAAAAGACGGTAAGGTATTTGGCTACTTTGGACCGGCTTGGTTTATGGATTTCTGCTTCATGGATTACACACTTGATGATCCAAATCAGCCAAAAGAAATTGGTAACGGTGGTTACGGTGACTGGGCTATGTGTAAAGGGCCTCAGGGATCTTACTGGGGTGGTACATGGATTTGTGGTGCAGCAGGAACAGATAATATCGATATCGTAAAAGATATTATGTTAACTATGACATGCAATAAAGATACACTTGTTAAGATTACTAACAAATTTGGTGATTTTACTAACAATGTAGCAGCTATGACAGAACTAGCTAACAGTGATTTTGGATATCCTTTCTTAGGAGGTCAGAATCATATCAAAGTATTACTTGAATCTGCACAAGATATTCATATTTCTGCAGCATCACCTTTTGATCAGACTATGACTGAAAAACTTCAATTAGCAATGAAAGACTACTTTGAAGGAGTTGTAACAGAACAGCAGGCTTGGGATAACTTCTATACAGAAGTTTTAGGAAAGCATCCAGAACTTAGTAAATAA
- a CDS encoding carbohydrate ABC transporter permease, whose amino-acid sequence MMDNRKANTKPNKSKRGVGGVVTSRILSYILLIFLTIICLFPFYILIVNASRSHVQITAGFSLIPGKNLFQNIKDVLKNSTFTIGSGMRNSLLIATLSAVLTTYFSTLTAYAIHMYDFKLKKYAFTFIMFVMMVPAQVSALGFLDLIDKIGMRNTLYPLFLPAIASPVTFFFMKQYMESVLPTEIVEAARADGSSEFRTFNTIILPIMKPAISVQAIFSFVGSWNNYFIPALVISSQNKKTVPILMAGLRSASYQNFSLAQQYVAICMAIIPLIIMYFILSRYIIAGVTLGSVKG is encoded by the coding sequence ATGATGGATAATAGAAAAGCAAACACAAAACCGAATAAAAGCAAACGTGGAGTTGGCGGTGTTGTGACAAGCAGAATTCTGTCATATATCCTATTGATATTTCTCACCATTATTTGCTTGTTTCCATTTTACATATTAATTGTAAACGCCTCGAGAAGCCATGTTCAAATTACCGCTGGTTTCTCACTAATCCCAGGTAAAAATCTATTCCAGAATATAAAAGATGTTCTTAAAAACTCGACATTCACGATTGGCAGTGGTATGCGTAACAGTTTGTTAATTGCTACGTTAAGCGCAGTATTAACAACATATTTTTCTACGTTGACTGCATATGCAATTCATATGTATGATTTTAAACTGAAAAAATACGCTTTTACATTTATCATGTTTGTCATGATGGTACCAGCTCAGGTATCTGCGTTAGGTTTTCTTGATTTAATTGATAAGATTGGAATGAGAAATACCCTGTATCCTCTGTTTTTACCGGCAATCGCTTCTCCGGTTACATTCTTCTTTATGAAACAGTACATGGAGAGTGTATTACCTACAGAAATCGTTGAAGCTGCAAGAGCGGATGGATCATCAGAGTTTAGAACATTCAATACAATTATTTTGCCTATTATGAAACCTGCGATTTCAGTACAAGCAATCTTCTCATTCGTAGGTAGTTGGAACAATTACTTTATTCCTGCACTTGTTATATCTTCGCAGAATAAAAAGACAGTACCAATTCTGATGGCAGGACTACGTTCTGCAAGTTATCAGAATTTCTCTTTAGCCCAGCAGTATGTGGCAATATGTATGGCAATCATACCTCTGATAATCATGTATTTTATCTTATCAAGGTATATCATTGCAGGTGTTACATTAGGAAGTGTGAAAGGTTAA
- a CDS encoding carbohydrate ABC transporter permease, protein MQNPKKSKKFVNYSKWGYIFLIPFFVTYTIFSLIPLLSTFYYSFFELYWANGGLSKVGPNFVGLKNFFKLFTESEFLKYFGNTMILWIIGFIPQILISLLLAALFTSNRLRLKRQGFFKSVIYMPNLIMASAFAMLFFTLFSPDGPVNQLLIQFGFVNAGDPIRFFSRITGTRGIIALMNFLMWFGNTTIMLMAGIMGIDQGLFEAAYVDGAKPIQVFKRITLPLLMPILSYVMITSLIGGIQMFDVPQILTSGSGSPNNTSKTVVMLLNSKLSPSLNYGDGGAISVILFMLTALCSVVVYRSMMNKTGNDEVKKKIREEQRRK, encoded by the coding sequence ATGCAGAATCCAAAGAAATCGAAAAAATTTGTCAATTATTCAAAATGGGGATATATTTTCCTAATACCATTCTTTGTAACCTATACGATCTTTTCACTGATACCATTACTTTCAACGTTTTACTACAGCTTCTTTGAGTTATATTGGGCGAATGGGGGATTGTCAAAGGTAGGCCCGAATTTTGTTGGGCTAAAGAATTTTTTTAAACTCTTTACTGAGTCCGAGTTTTTAAAATATTTCGGTAATACAATGATACTTTGGATCATTGGGTTCATACCTCAGATTTTAATTTCTCTCCTATTAGCAGCACTATTTACAAGTAATCGTTTGAGACTAAAGAGGCAAGGATTTTTTAAATCAGTTATCTATATGCCAAATTTGATTATGGCATCAGCATTCGCTATGTTATTCTTTACTTTATTCTCACCAGATGGACCAGTCAATCAGTTGTTAATCCAGTTTGGCTTTGTGAATGCAGGAGACCCAATACGATTTTTTTCCAGAATAACTGGAACACGTGGTATAATCGCACTCATGAATTTTCTCATGTGGTTTGGTAATACAACAATCATGCTGATGGCAGGTATTATGGGAATTGATCAGGGGTTGTTTGAGGCAGCCTATGTTGATGGTGCAAAACCAATCCAAGTATTTAAAAGGATTACATTACCTTTATTAATGCCAATCCTAAGTTATGTAATGATTACTTCTTTAATCGGTGGTATTCAGATGTTTGATGTCCCACAGATTTTAACCAGTGGATCTGGAAGTCCGAATAATACTAGTAAAACGGTTGTAATGTTATTAAATAGTAAGTTATCACCAAGCTTAAATTATGGTGATGGCGGTGCGATTTCAGTAATCTTATTCATGTTGACAGCTCTTTGTAGTGTTGTTGTATATCGTTCGATGATGAATAAGACAGGTAATGATGAAGTTAAGAAAAAAATAAGAGAAGAGCAAAGAAGGAAGTAA
- a CDS encoding LacI family DNA-binding transcriptional regulator, whose amino-acid sequence MATIKDLSLKCGVSVSTVSKALNGYKDIGEETKRNILKAANEIGYFPDSNARALKTKKTYNIGVLFSTMFNHGLRNEYFAHILASFNEYATGKGYDINFIEHNVGDRKMTFLEHCSYRNFDGVCIACCADFFDNEIQQVVNSKIPVVVIDHIYNEAISILSDNMEGMRQLTQYIIDQGHKRIAYIHGTNSSVTHNRLVSFYQVLRENGLTIPNEYVVEGIYRDSDTSGLLTQRLLDLQVPPTCIIAPDDYSALGVMNTIRRSGLRIPEDISVAGYDGISVAQALEPKLTTIRQDTDRIGTEAAKQLINLIERPMVTSISNVYLKVSLMKGSSVGYVTSTELNRPSRQSIVD is encoded by the coding sequence ATGGCGACGATTAAAGACTTATCATTAAAATGTGGTGTTTCCGTTTCCACTGTCAGCAAAGCATTGAATGGCTATAAGGATATTGGAGAGGAAACGAAGCGAAATATCCTGAAAGCAGCCAATGAGATTGGTTATTTTCCAGATTCGAATGCAAGGGCATTGAAGACGAAGAAAACTTATAATATCGGAGTATTATTTTCCACGATGTTCAATCATGGACTCAGGAATGAATACTTCGCTCATATTTTAGCTTCCTTCAACGAATATGCTACGGGCAAGGGATACGACATTAACTTTATTGAGCATAATGTTGGTGACAGGAAGATGACTTTTCTGGAACATTGCAGTTATCGGAATTTCGATGGTGTTTGTATTGCCTGCTGTGCAGATTTCTTTGACAATGAGATACAACAGGTTGTGAATTCAAAGATTCCTGTAGTAGTCATTGATCATATCTATAATGAGGCAATATCGATTCTTTCTGATAATATGGAAGGAATGAGGCAGTTAACACAGTACATAATTGATCAGGGTCACAAAAGAATAGCATACATTCATGGCACGAATTCATCGGTTACGCATAATCGATTGGTAAGCTTTTACCAGGTTTTACGAGAAAATGGTTTAACTATACCGAACGAATATGTGGTAGAAGGAATTTATCGTGATTCTGATACGTCAGGCTTATTGACACAGAGATTACTGGATTTACAAGTCCCACCTACCTGTATCATTGCTCCAGATGATTATTCAGCGCTTGGAGTTATGAATACAATCAGAAGAAGCGGTTTAAGGATACCAGAAGATATCTCTGTTGCAGGGTACGATGGCATTTCAGTGGCACAGGCATTAGAACCGAAGCTTACTACGATAAGACAGGATACTGACAGAATTGGAACAGAAGCAGCAAAGCAGTTAATTAATTTGATTGAGAGACCTATGGTAACCTCTATTTCAAATGTTTACCTAAAGGTCTCATTGATGAAGGGAAGTTCAGTTGGCTATGTAACTAGCACCGAATTGAATCGCCCATCAAGGCAATCGATTGTCGATTAA
- the sigG gene encoding RNA polymerase sporulation sigma factor SigG, translated as MALYKVEICGVNTSKLPLLKGEEKDALFERIKQGDKEARELYIKGNLRLVLSIIQRFSNSNENVDDLFQIGCIGLMKAIDNFDITQGVKFSTYAVPMIIGEIRRYLRDNNAIRVSRSLRDTAYKAIYAKEMLLKKNDKEPTVCEIANEVGISQEDIVAALDAIQSPVSLYEPVYSEGGDTLYIMDQVSDKKNKEENWVEEISLKEAMARLSPRENNIINLRFFQGKTQMEVAEEIQISQAQVSRLEKNALKNMRNYLMDK; from the coding sequence ATGGCTCTTTATAAGGTAGAAATTTGTGGAGTAAATACATCGAAATTGCCGTTGTTAAAGGGTGAAGAAAAGGATGCTTTATTTGAAAGAATCAAGCAAGGTGATAAGGAAGCTAGAGAGCTGTATATCAAAGGAAACCTACGATTGGTGCTAAGCATCATACAACGATTTTCAAATAGTAATGAAAATGTTGACGATTTGTTTCAAATTGGTTGTATTGGTTTAATGAAAGCAATCGATAATTTTGACATCACGCAAGGTGTAAAGTTTTCAACCTATGCAGTACCAATGATAATTGGTGAGATACGTCGTTATTTAAGAGATAATAATGCGATCCGTGTATCCCGTTCTTTAAGGGATACTGCTTATAAAGCAATTTATGCGAAAGAAATGCTTCTTAAGAAAAATGATAAAGAACCAACGGTTTGTGAGATTGCAAATGAAGTTGGAATTAGTCAGGAAGATATTGTGGCAGCACTTGATGCAATCCAGAGCCCAGTATCTTTGTATGAGCCTGTCTATTCAGAGGGTGGAGACACTTTATATATTATGGACCAGGTAAGTGACAAAAAGAATAAAGAAGAAAACTGGGTGGAAGAAATCTCATTAAAGGAAGCGATGGCGAGATTATCTCCAAGAGAAAATAATATTATTAATCTTCGTTTCTTTCAAGGAAAGACTCAGATGGAAGTAGCTGAAGAAATTCAAATTTCACAAGCACAAGTTAGTAGACTTGAAAAAAATGCATTAAAAAATATGAGAAACTATCTTATGGATAAATAA